A single genomic interval of Candidatus Saccharimonadia bacterium harbors:
- the glgP gene encoding alpha-glucan family phosphorylase yields MNKPTVAYFSAEYAIADDMPIYAGGLGVLAADMVLEAGTQDCEFYAVGLVYHLAFTGDDPDQRPMTERLASDGFQVARDSAGKRLLAEVLVADRTVALQAWVKRWGRTQLILLDTNLSQNAPADRAICDRLYAADPQLQLAQEMCLGFGGVRVLELLGLTPEVYHLNEGHTAMAGLAVVLREQRERGEGFAAAVATVRPRLVGTKHTILAGAGILLDWGSVAHQLEPTLAAHGASIDDLRAMAGLPTGDYSDTKLLIELTRLVNGVSEIHVAEELEAHPQSRLITITNGVFQGRWAAANWGDDPLALDDDELWMRHTENRRRLFTLIREQTGVELDSDALTVVWSRRMAAYKRPDLLVSDMKRLAGLAHDPERPVQFVVSGRANPADAVGVELMQRVIATSKQARLAGRFAYVPRFNPVTAKIMVRGADVWLNTPIRGYEACGTSGMKASMNGALQFSTSDGWLDEVKIGPIGWRLPVDNPAAELYARLEQEIAPLFYERGEDGLPHAWIRMMRANMKLVLERFTAKRMLDDYYAKLYEPEESAKSDVRE; encoded by the coding sequence ATGAATAAGCCTACCGTTGCCTATTTTTCGGCGGAATACGCCATCGCGGACGACATGCCGATCTATGCAGGAGGCCTGGGCGTGTTGGCGGCGGATATGGTGCTGGAGGCCGGAACCCAAGACTGCGAGTTTTATGCGGTAGGGCTAGTGTACCATTTAGCCTTCACCGGTGACGATCCGGATCAGCGGCCGATGACCGAGCGGTTGGCGAGCGACGGCTTTCAGGTGGCACGCGATAGCGCTGGTAAGCGATTGCTAGCCGAGGTGCTGGTGGCAGATCGCACGGTGGCGCTGCAGGCTTGGGTAAAGCGTTGGGGCCGCACGCAGCTGATTTTGCTCGACACCAACCTGAGTCAAAACGCGCCGGCCGACCGGGCGATCTGCGACCGGCTGTACGCGGCCGATCCGCAGCTGCAGCTGGCGCAGGAGATGTGTTTGGGATTTGGCGGGGTGCGGGTGCTGGAGCTGTTGGGGCTGACGCCCGAGGTGTACCATCTCAACGAGGGCCACACGGCCATGGCGGGCTTGGCGGTGGTGCTGCGGGAGCAGCGTGAGCGAGGTGAGGGCTTCGCGGCCGCGGTGGCGACGGTGCGGCCGCGGCTGGTGGGCACCAAGCACACGATTTTGGCCGGCGCCGGCATTTTGCTCGATTGGGGCAGCGTGGCACATCAGTTGGAGCCGACGCTCGCGGCGCATGGGGCGAGCATCGATGACCTGCGCGCGATGGCGGGCCTGCCGACCGGCGATTATTCTGACACCAAGCTGCTCATTGAGCTAACGCGGTTGGTCAACGGGGTGTCGGAGATCCACGTGGCCGAGGAGCTGGAGGCGCACCCGCAAAGCCGGCTCATTACCATTACCAACGGGGTGTTTCAGGGACGCTGGGCGGCGGCAAACTGGGGAGACGATCCGTTGGCGCTGGATGATGATGAATTATGGATGCGCCACACCGAAAATCGGCGGCGTTTATTTACCTTGATCCGCGAGCAGACGGGGGTGGAGCTGGATTCCGACGCGTTGACGGTAGTGTGGTCACGGCGGATGGCGGCCTATAAGCGGCCGGATTTGCTCGTGAGTGACATGAAGCGGCTGGCGGGGCTGGCCCACGATCCCGAGCGCCCAGTGCAGTTTGTGGTATCGGGACGCGCCAATCCGGCCGACGCGGTGGGCGTGGAGCTCATGCAGCGGGTGATCGCAACTTCCAAGCAGGCCCGGCTGGCGGGTCGGTTTGCGTATGTGCCGCGATTTAATCCGGTGACGGCCAAGATCATGGTACGCGGCGCCGATGTGTGGCTCAACACGCCGATCCGGGGGTACGAGGCCTGCGGAACCTCGGGCATGAAGGCTAGCATGAACGGCGCGCTGCAGTTTTCGACCTCGGACGGCTGGCTCGACGAGGTGAAGATCGGGCCGATCGGGTGGCGCCTGCCGGTGGATAACCCGGCCGCGGAACTCTACGCACGGCTGGAGCAGGAGATCGCGCCACTGTTTTACGAGCGCGGCGAAGACGGATTGCCACATGCTTGGATCAGGATGATGCGCGCCAATATGAAACTGGTACTTGAACGTTTTACCGCCAAGCGCATGCTCGATGATTACTACGCTAAGCTGTACGAGCCGGAGGAATCAGCGAAATCTGATGTGCGTGAGTAA
- a CDS encoding HAD-IA family hydrolase, whose protein sequence is MISAIIFDYYGVLTTDRYMAWLQRHPAVEATHAADIEALSQDQDAGLSSDEFFARLAKIADLPEAAVRSEFVIHGVAHQGLVEYIRHLRRRGLKTAILSNATTALYAEVVRQRLARLFDVVLCSEEAGATKPDPRIFEQTLERLGVSPAQALLVDDREYNVAGAEAAGLAGIHYDGLTKLRAELIARGIDR, encoded by the coding sequence ATGATTAGTGCAATTATCTTCGACTACTACGGCGTCCTCACCACCGACCGGTACATGGCCTGGCTACAGCGCCACCCGGCCGTCGAGGCCACGCACGCCGCCGACATCGAGGCCCTCAGCCAAGACCAAGATGCCGGCCTCAGCAGCGATGAATTCTTCGCCCGCCTCGCCAAAATCGCTGACCTGCCCGAGGCCGCAGTACGATCCGAGTTTGTCATTCATGGGGTGGCTCACCAGGGACTGGTCGAATACATCCGGCATCTGCGGCGCCGCGGCCTCAAAACGGCTATTTTATCCAACGCCACCACTGCCTTGTACGCCGAGGTGGTACGGCAGCGGCTAGCCCGACTGTTTGATGTGGTGCTGTGCTCCGAAGAAGCCGGCGCCACCAAGCCGGACCCCCGCATCTTTGAGCAAACCTTGGAGCGCCTGGGAGTGTCACCGGCGCAGGCCCTCCTCGTCGATGATCGCGAGTACAACGTAGCCGGCGCCGAGGCCGCTGGGCTGGCCGGCATCCATTACGACGGCCTCACCAAGCTGCGCGCCGAGCTGATCGCCCGCGGCATCGACCGCTAA
- a CDS encoding aminoglycoside phosphotransferase family protein yields MNRARLLTSPHILEELLATLRAQGLMPSSLRLIGLLGVGNNATVFSATIDGVYHVLKVYSSKTRMHAELRHLRKITPPDRQLFIWEEPQEGSIFHFFIVEMPPGHQLRSADLTPPRMQALVEQMVELHRVRFKQRVSVTSLRHRLRQCKIALDQWTALGLDQAQYQQLFRDLERLLDEHAEAFRVKKSRIHGDLWWPNIIATPTGAYLIDWDEVRRADAAEDIAKLRIEVWFSQNAFPSRNFFWSAANHGARLQALMRQITAAHEAEFGDDLLVRLRFYLPLYGLYQLAKLAIGGSITEPILRPSLYRLLAQDIIRLAADPLAPVPDLRGGQYYGLVRRSRTERLDELPPDYA; encoded by the coding sequence ATGAACCGAGCTCGGTTACTCACATCTCCCCATATTCTCGAGGAACTTCTGGCCACCCTGCGTGCCCAAGGCCTGATGCCGTCGAGCCTGCGCCTCATCGGCTTGCTCGGTGTCGGCAATAATGCCACCGTGTTTTCGGCTACCATCGACGGCGTCTACCACGTACTCAAAGTGTACAGCTCCAAGACCCGCATGCACGCAGAGCTGCGCCATTTGCGCAAAATCACTCCGCCCGACCGCCAGCTCTTCATCTGGGAGGAGCCACAAGAGGGAAGTATCTTCCATTTCTTTATTGTCGAAATGCCCCCCGGCCACCAGCTCCGGTCGGCCGATCTTACTCCGCCGCGCATGCAGGCGTTGGTCGAGCAAATGGTTGAGCTGCATCGCGTGCGGTTTAAGCAGCGCGTTTCGGTGACGAGCCTCCGGCATCGGCTCCGGCAGTGCAAAATCGCGCTCGATCAATGGACCGCGCTGGGTCTCGACCAAGCCCAATACCAGCAGCTCTTTCGCGATCTTGAGCGCCTGCTCGATGAGCACGCCGAGGCCTTTCGAGTTAAAAAATCTCGCATTCACGGCGATCTCTGGTGGCCCAATATCATCGCCACTCCCACGGGAGCCTATCTCATCGACTGGGACGAGGTTCGTCGCGCCGACGCTGCCGAAGACATAGCCAAATTGCGCATCGAGGTATGGTTCTCCCAAAACGCCTTTCCCAGCCGCAACTTTTTCTGGTCGGCGGCTAATCATGGCGCACGGCTCCAGGCGCTCATGCGCCAGATCACCGCGGCCCACGAGGCGGAATTCGGCGACGATTTGCTCGTGCGGCTGCGATTTTATCTCCCGCTCTACGGGTTATATCAACTGGCCAAACTAGCCATCGGCGGCAGTATCACCGAGCCAATTTTGCGCCCCTCGCTCTACCGCCTGCTGGCCCAAGACATCATCCGGCTAGCCGCCGACCCCCTAGCCCCCGTCCCCGATCTGCGCGGCGGGCAGTATTATGGGCTCGTCCGGCGCAGCCGCACCGAGCGACTCGACGAGCTGCCTCCAGATTATGCCTAG
- the dnaJ gene encoding molecular chaperone DnaJ has protein sequence MATKRDYYDILGVSKSATAEEIKRAYRKLAMEHHPDKHGGDDAKFKEIGEAYDTLKDPQKKTGYDQFGHAGAGGNPFGGGAGGGQAGGAQGFGGFDFNGAGFDFSDILNQFMGGAGGGGATRGPARGRDLEVSVTIDFADAVFGTETDVTVTMDDACEHCTGSGAEPGTKLKTCDTCKGRGQVVRVQQTILGAVQQASVCPTCAGRGQVPEKACSVCRGAGVLRRSKKLSIKIPAGVDDGATMRLTGQGAAARGGGPRGDLYVQIRIRRDRRFERDGRDILSDTGVSMTEAALGTEVSVETVDGPVTLKVPAGTQSGKVFKLSGRGVPGLGGRSRGDHLVTVTVDIPTKLSAKQRQLLEEFAAESTAGKKGFFKR, from the coding sequence ATGGCGACCAAGCGTGATTATTACGACATTTTAGGAGTGAGCAAATCGGCCACGGCCGAGGAAATTAAGCGCGCCTACCGCAAGCTGGCCATGGAGCACCACCCCGACAAGCACGGCGGCGACGATGCCAAGTTCAAAGAAATCGGCGAGGCCTACGACACGCTCAAAGACCCGCAAAAAAAGACCGGCTACGACCAATTTGGCCACGCCGGCGCCGGCGGCAACCCCTTTGGCGGCGGCGCGGGAGGCGGCCAGGCCGGTGGAGCCCAGGGTTTTGGCGGCTTCGACTTCAACGGCGCCGGGTTTGATTTCTCCGACATCCTCAACCAGTTCATGGGCGGCGCCGGCGGCGGGGGAGCCACTCGCGGCCCGGCGCGCGGCCGCGACCTGGAGGTCTCGGTCACCATCGATTTCGCCGACGCTGTTTTTGGCACCGAGACCGATGTCACCGTCACTATGGACGACGCCTGCGAGCACTGCACGGGGAGCGGCGCCGAGCCCGGCACCAAGCTCAAGACCTGCGACACCTGCAAAGGCCGGGGGCAGGTGGTGCGTGTGCAGCAGACCATTCTGGGCGCCGTGCAGCAGGCCAGCGTCTGCCCCACCTGCGCCGGCCGGGGCCAAGTGCCCGAGAAGGCCTGCAGCGTCTGCCGCGGCGCCGGGGTGCTGCGCCGATCCAAGAAACTCAGCATCAAAATCCCGGCCGGCGTCGACGACGGCGCCACCATGCGGCTCACCGGCCAAGGCGCCGCGGCTCGTGGCGGCGGCCCGCGCGGCGACCTTTACGTCCAGATCCGCATTCGCCGTGACCGCCGCTTTGAGCGCGATGGCCGCGATATCCTCTCCGACACCGGCGTTTCCATGACCGAAGCTGCCCTCGGCACCGAGGTGAGCGTTGAAACCGTCGACGGCCCCGTCACGCTCAAAGTTCCGGCCGGCACCCAAAGCGGCAAGGTCTTCAAGCTCTCCGGCCGCGGTGTGCCCGGACTGGGCGGCCGATCACGCGGCGACCACCTCGTCACCGTCACCGTCGACATCCCCACCAAACTCTCCGCCAAACAACGCCAGCTCCTCGAAGAGTTCGCCGCCGAATCAACCGCGGGCAAAAAAGGCTTCTTCAAGCGCTAA
- the ruvC gene encoding crossover junction endodeoxyribonuclease RuvC, whose product MRIIGVDPGTATTGFGIIEHDHGRLTFVDAGVITTPPGQPMPERLITLHTELAQVIAETKPQQAAVEQLFFATNVTTAITVGQARGVILLTLAEAGLIPAEYTPMQIKQATTGYGGAKKPQIQEMVKTLLKLPQIPRPDDAADGLAIAITHAHQISLIPPARTA is encoded by the coding sequence ATGAGAATCATCGGCGTCGACCCCGGCACTGCCACCACCGGCTTCGGCATCATCGAGCACGATCACGGCCGGCTCACCTTCGTCGACGCCGGCGTCATCACCACGCCTCCGGGCCAGCCCATGCCCGAGCGCCTCATCACGCTTCACACCGAGTTGGCGCAGGTGATCGCCGAGACCAAACCGCAGCAAGCCGCGGTGGAGCAACTATTTTTTGCCACCAACGTCACCACCGCCATCACCGTCGGCCAGGCGCGCGGCGTCATTTTGCTCACGCTCGCCGAGGCCGGGCTCATCCCCGCCGAATACACCCCCATGCAAATCAAACAAGCCACCACTGGCTACGGCGGCGCCAAAAAACCGCAAATTCAGGAAATGGTCAAAACGTTGCTCAAATTACCACAGATTCCCCGGCCCGACGACGCCGCTGATGGGCTTGCCATAGCCATTACTCACGCACATCAGATTTCGCTGATTCCTCCGGCTCGTACAGCTTAG
- a CDS encoding glycogen/starch synthase, translating into MNILMIAGEVAPYAKTGGLGEVMAALPKAVRRLGHDVRVFMPRYGTIDRQTYPLVPIGKTTNLVVGGEKTPISFSASILAQEVPIYFLESAVYFPPDQATIYDSKRGNLPFYAFNLSVFRLLETLDWVPDIIHVHDWHAGLIPNIIKYLPASSPFAGIATVETIHNSAYVAIADQWAIPEAERDCGEGLPPTDLSKVKYINFLKRGIVNADIVTTVSEQYAKELVIPGTSHGLSEALIPRLRTFFGIRNGVDYSYWNPMFDHHLPVNYDYEIMHRKYDNKRALQHRLNLPILDVPILGMNSRITEQKGFSLILKIFDKLMEKGVQLVVVGDATSGSSYVEFLTEKMKLYPNQVSFRPYSEELGSLVYAGSDIFLMPSLFEPSGLGQLVSLRYGTIPVVRRTGGLADTISDYNPRNHTGNGFVFDEYTGTALAEAIWRALDLWDQKDKWWNLMQHGMALSYSWEIPAKKYVRIYKAALKEKAGASWSIPKRW; encoded by the coding sequence ATGAACATTCTGATGATAGCTGGCGAGGTTGCTCCTTATGCCAAAACGGGCGGCCTGGGGGAGGTAATGGCGGCGCTGCCCAAGGCGGTGCGGCGGCTGGGTCATGATGTGCGTGTGTTTATGCCGCGCTACGGCACGATTGACCGCCAAACGTATCCGCTCGTGCCGATCGGCAAGACGACGAATCTGGTGGTGGGCGGCGAAAAAACGCCGATTAGCTTCTCGGCTAGCATATTGGCGCAAGAGGTGCCGATTTATTTTTTGGAGTCGGCCGTGTACTTTCCGCCGGATCAGGCGACGATTTACGACTCTAAGCGCGGCAATTTGCCGTTTTATGCGTTTAATTTGAGTGTGTTTCGGCTGCTGGAGACGCTCGATTGGGTGCCGGATATCATTCATGTGCATGATTGGCACGCGGGACTGATACCCAACATTATCAAATACCTGCCGGCCAGTTCGCCGTTTGCGGGGATTGCGACGGTGGAGACGATTCACAACAGCGCGTATGTGGCGATTGCCGACCAGTGGGCGATTCCGGAGGCGGAGCGTGATTGTGGTGAGGGCCTGCCGCCAACGGATCTTTCGAAGGTGAAATATATTAACTTTTTGAAGCGGGGCATCGTCAATGCCGACATCGTGACCACCGTCAGTGAGCAGTATGCCAAAGAGCTCGTGATTCCGGGGACGAGCCATGGTCTGAGCGAGGCGCTGATCCCCCGCCTGCGGACGTTTTTTGGGATTCGCAACGGGGTGGATTATTCGTATTGGAACCCGATGTTTGACCACCACCTGCCGGTCAACTACGACTACGAGATTATGCACCGCAAGTACGACAACAAGCGCGCGCTGCAGCATCGGCTAAACCTGCCGATTTTGGATGTGCCCATTTTGGGCATGAATTCACGGATTACGGAGCAAAAAGGCTTTAGCCTAATTTTGAAAATTTTCGATAAGCTGATGGAAAAAGGGGTGCAGCTGGTGGTTGTAGGCGATGCTACCTCAGGGTCGTCATATGTGGAATTTTTGACCGAGAAAATGAAGCTGTATCCGAATCAGGTGTCGTTTCGACCGTATTCAGAAGAGCTGGGGAGCTTGGTGTACGCGGGGTCGGACATCTTTTTGATGCCGAGCCTGTTTGAGCCGAGCGGGCTGGGGCAGCTGGTGAGCCTGCGGTACGGCACGATCCCGGTGGTGCGGCGCACGGGGGGGCTGGCGGATACGATTTCGGATTACAATCCGCGCAACCACACCGGCAACGGCTTTGTGTTTGATGAATATACGGGCACGGCGCTGGCGGAGGCGATTTGGCGGGCTTTGGATTTGTGGGATCAGAAAGACAAATGGTGGAATTTGATGCAGCACGGTATGGCGCTGTCGTACTCGTGGGAGATTCCGGCCAAGAAGTATGTGCGGATTTATAAGGCGGCGCTGAAGGAGAAGGCGGGAGCGAGTTGGTCGATTCCGAAGCGGTGGTGA
- a CDS encoding ComEC/Rec2 family competence protein has protein sequence MRRTTQISLSFAALVVGAALGRAGLQAGPELLALALAAALFARRTRLAFTCLLLALAAFGLWRATAWADGRHQLANLIGHTITVTGSVADDPSTGTTGQVDFKLSDLTVDGRHLPGSLSVHQYPVRLQRGYRVRLTGPVKAGFGTAVASLGFPKLEVLSTYQDPLEQTRQRFFTGVKTALPEPLSSFGLGLLVGIRALIPKPMQTELTLVGLSHLVAVSGYNLTIIVAAVDRALKRAGRGVALVTSLWLIAGFLIVTGASASIVRASLVAVLSLLASFYGRRFNPLALILVAAGITAAFDPGYLTDLGWLLSFLAFFGILVVAPAVEARLHHPRSVIVRLFIESFVAHILTLPLILWMFGQLSIVAPLSNVLILPLVPLAMAVSFAAGLAGMFVPAFAGWFAWPAMLVLGFITKVIDQFAALPWAGRTEHISLAGMLAMYALILAGTVALKRINTRRGHAEAPSSHLLEPVQA, from the coding sequence ATGCGTCGCACTACCCAGATCAGCCTCAGTTTCGCCGCGCTCGTCGTCGGCGCGGCGTTGGGGCGCGCCGGGCTCCAGGCCGGGCCCGAGCTGCTGGCGCTCGCCCTGGCCGCCGCCCTGTTTGCCCGCCGCACGCGCCTGGCATTCACGTGCCTCCTGCTCGCCCTGGCCGCCTTCGGCCTGTGGCGTGCCACCGCGTGGGCCGATGGCCGCCACCAGCTCGCCAACCTCATCGGCCACACCATCACGGTCACCGGATCGGTCGCCGACGATCCCAGCACCGGCACCACCGGCCAGGTCGACTTCAAGCTCTCGGACCTCACCGTGGATGGCCGCCACCTGCCCGGCAGCCTCAGCGTGCACCAGTATCCGGTGCGGCTCCAGCGGGGCTACCGGGTGCGCCTCACCGGCCCGGTAAAAGCCGGCTTTGGCACGGCGGTGGCCTCGCTCGGCTTCCCCAAGCTTGAAGTGCTGTCCACCTACCAAGACCCGCTCGAGCAGACCCGCCAGCGCTTTTTCACCGGCGTCAAAACCGCCTTACCCGAGCCGCTGTCATCATTTGGCCTCGGCCTGCTCGTGGGCATCCGCGCCCTCATACCCAAGCCCATGCAAACCGAGCTCACGCTCGTGGGCCTGTCGCACCTCGTGGCCGTCTCCGGCTACAACCTCACCATCATCGTCGCTGCCGTCGACCGGGCCCTCAAGCGCGCGGGCCGCGGCGTGGCGCTGGTGACCTCGCTGTGGCTCATCGCCGGCTTCCTCATTGTCACCGGCGCCTCCGCGAGTATTGTGCGTGCCAGTCTGGTGGCCGTGCTCTCGCTGCTGGCCTCGTTTTACGGCCGTCGCTTCAACCCGCTCGCCCTCATTCTCGTCGCGGCCGGCATTACCGCCGCCTTCGATCCCGGCTACCTCACCGACCTCGGCTGGCTACTCTCGTTTTTGGCATTCTTCGGCATCTTGGTGGTGGCGCCGGCTGTCGAAGCGCGCTTGCACCACCCGCGGTCGGTCATCGTCCGGCTGTTCATTGAGTCGTTCGTGGCCCACATCCTCACCTTGCCGCTCATTTTATGGATGTTCGGCCAGCTCTCCATCGTCGCGCCGCTCTCCAACGTCCTCATCCTACCGCTTGTACCGCTGGCCATGGCCGTGAGCTTTGCGGCCGGTTTGGCGGGCATGTTCGTGCCCGCCTTTGCGGGTTGGTTTGCCTGGCCGGCCATGCTGGTGCTCGGTTTCATCACCAAGGTCATCGACCAATTCGCCGCCCTACCCTGGGCCGGCCGCACCGAGCACATCAGCCTGGCCGGAATGCTGGCCATGTACGCGCTCATTCTGGCTGGTACCGTAGCCCTCAAGCGCATCAACACCCGTCGCGGCCATGCCGAGGCGCCGTCCTCTCACCTCCTCGAGCCCGTCCAGGCATAA
- a CDS encoding NUDIX hydrolase: MNRDIVGALIISADGKILLGQKDPASGAVYADGSWLIPGGGVEPGETTLEALHREVLEEVGLKIGAYPITPLEAPSDHTSPKTLETGERVNVKMKFINFRVDIPLPAAKIPVQPSAELPTLKWVKPDELKHHKLPPPSIEYFTKLGYLSRLDTAPSQS; the protein is encoded by the coding sequence GTGAACCGCGATATCGTCGGCGCGCTCATCATCTCGGCGGACGGCAAAATTTTGCTCGGGCAAAAAGACCCCGCCTCGGGCGCTGTCTACGCCGACGGCTCGTGGCTCATCCCCGGCGGCGGCGTTGAACCGGGCGAGACCACCCTTGAGGCTCTTCACCGCGAGGTCCTCGAGGAAGTTGGGCTCAAGATCGGTGCGTATCCCATTACCCCGCTCGAAGCCCCCTCCGACCATACTTCCCCCAAAACACTCGAAACCGGCGAGCGCGTGAATGTAAAAATGAAATTCATCAACTTCCGCGTCGACATTCCGCTCCCCGCCGCCAAAATTCCGGTCCAACCTTCGGCCGAACTCCCCACCCTCAAATGGGTAAAACCAGATGAGCTCAAACACCACAAATTACCCCCGCCGTCCATCGAGTACTTCACCAAGCTCGGGTACCTGTCAAGGCTTGACACCGCCCCAAGCCAATCCTAA
- a CDS encoding YebC/PmpR family DNA-binding transcriptional regulator produces the protein MSGHSKWASIKHQKGIKDARRGASFTKFANLISVAARAGADPDSNFKLRLAVDLARKSGVPNANIERAIKRGSGQDDAGTFEEITYEGYGPGGAAIIVETATDNRNRTAPEVRSAFSKHGGSLGTPGSVAYQFSQRGVIVIPAADLEAATMDAIEAGAEDVEEGRRSAEAGEGQLIVYTKPTELDAVRKALAAKNYQPEKAELSFEPGTTVEITDEAAARKLVRLMDALDELDDVTNTYANFDISAAVMEQLAG, from the coding sequence ATGTCCGGACACTCCAAATGGGCTTCCATTAAGCACCAAAAAGGCATCAAAGACGCCCGCCGCGGCGCCAGCTTTACCAAATTTGCCAACCTCATTTCCGTAGCCGCCCGTGCCGGCGCCGACCCCGACTCCAACTTCAAACTCCGCCTGGCCGTCGACCTCGCGCGCAAATCGGGCGTACCCAACGCCAACATCGAGCGCGCCATCAAGCGCGGCTCGGGCCAAGACGACGCCGGCACCTTCGAGGAAATCACCTACGAGGGCTACGGCCCCGGTGGTGCCGCCATCATCGTGGAAACCGCCACCGACAACCGCAACCGCACCGCCCCCGAGGTCCGCAGCGCCTTCAGCAAGCACGGCGGCAGCCTCGGCACGCCCGGCTCGGTGGCGTACCAATTTAGCCAGCGCGGGGTTATCGTAATTCCTGCCGCCGATCTCGAGGCCGCCACCATGGACGCCATCGAAGCCGGCGCCGAGGACGTGGAAGAGGGTCGAAGATCCGCCGAGGCGGGGGAGGGCCAGCTCATCGTCTACACCAAGCCCACCGAGCTCGACGCCGTTCGTAAGGCCCTCGCCGCCAAAAACTACCAGCCCGAAAAAGCCGAATTGTCATTCGAGCCAGGCACCACCGTCGAAATCACCGACGAAGCCGCCGCTCGCAAGCTTGTGCGCCTCATGGACGCCCTCGACGAGCTCGACGACGTTACGAATACCTACGCCAACTTCGACATCTCAGCGGCCGTAATGGAGCAGCTCGCCGGGTGA
- a CDS encoding type II toxin-antitoxin system PemK/MazF family toxin, translating into MDVKDYIAWHDQKTLLQGRQSTQYFYEQEVWWTALGLNIGFEENGKNVDFSRPVLILRKFNYRFFLGVPLSTQPHIGRHYYGFQSSPQFTTALISQVRALDARRLINLAGRVSDADLGIIRHRTATLIAGPKKFSPRLWEDNGGRGIAYL; encoded by the coding sequence ATGGACGTCAAGGATTACATCGCCTGGCATGATCAAAAGACCCTCCTTCAAGGGCGGCAGAGCACGCAATATTTTTACGAACAAGAAGTTTGGTGGACTGCCCTCGGCCTCAATATCGGCTTTGAGGAAAATGGCAAAAACGTCGACTTTTCCCGGCCCGTGCTTATTCTACGCAAGTTCAATTACCGCTTTTTTCTCGGCGTCCCGCTATCGACCCAACCGCACATCGGCCGCCATTATTATGGGTTTCAGTCGTCTCCCCAATTCACGACCGCGCTCATTTCACAGGTCCGCGCCCTCGACGCGCGTCGTCTCATCAACCTGGCCGGCCGCGTCAGCGACGCCGACCTCGGAATTATTCGCCACCGCACAGCAACTCTTATTGCCGGCCCCAAAAAGTTCTCCCCCCGCCTCTGGGAAGATAACGGGGGGCGGGGCATTGCCTATTTGTAA
- a CDS encoding DUF397 domain-containing protein, translating to MEAQTVEPIRDNDGLRWRKSTYSGTTECVEVAKAAGGVVLVRDSKDPQGPALGFNGPEWAAFLAGVRGGEFDA from the coding sequence ATGGAGGCTCAAACCGTGGAACCGATTCGTGACAACGATGGTCTGCGCTGGCGCAAGTCCACCTACTCTGGAACCACTGAGTGCGTGGAAGTGGCGAAGGCCGCGGGCGGTGTCGTGCTCGTGCGCGACTCCAAGGACCCGCAAGGGCCCGCACTGGGCTTCAACGGCCCGGAATGGGCGGCCTTCTTGGCCGGGGTCAGGGGTGGCGAATTCGACGCCTGA
- a CDS encoding NAD(P)H-binding protein codes for MNLLILGATGKVGRLVVAEALARGHDVTALVRNPAKVAQTHPHLTVITGNLKDPDVMRQALAGQDAVISALGHKSLAKSDIQTAATRAVLAALQPGQRFVSLTGQGVSDPRDPAPTLGARLVTAGIKLVPGGLYADGAAHARLMRESAADWTLVRSPVMTGGAATHHYRVGYLKIGLFTTARRADVARFMVAAATDPAGKWSRQAPMVASRQ; via the coding sequence ATGAATCTCCTCATCCTCGGTGCCACCGGCAAGGTCGGCCGACTCGTAGTGGCCGAAGCGCTTGCTCGCGGCCATGACGTCACGGCGCTCGTGCGTAATCCCGCTAAAGTTGCTCAAACCCACCCGCACCTCACCGTCATCACCGGCAATCTCAAAGACCCCGACGTCATGCGCCAGGCCCTCGCGGGCCAAGACGCTGTCATCAGCGCCCTCGGCCACAAATCGCTCGCCAAATCCGACATTCAAACCGCCGCCACCCGCGCGGTGCTCGCCGCCCTCCAGCCCGGTCAGCGCTTCGTCAGCCTCACCGGCCAGGGCGTGTCCGACCCCAGGGACCCAGCGCCAACCCTCGGCGCGCGCCTCGTCACCGCCGGCATCAAGCTCGTGCCCGGCGGCCTCTACGCCGACGGCGCCGCGCATGCCCGCCTCATGCGCGAAAGCGCCGCCGATTGGACCCTCGTGCGCTCACCCGTCATGACCGGCGGCGCGGCCACGCACCATTATCGCGTTGGTTACCTCAAAATTGGTCTCTTCACCACCGCCCGCCGCGCCGATGTGGCCAGGTTTATGGTCGCCGCCGCCACCGACCCCGCCGGCAAGTGGTCGCGTCAAGCGCCCATGGTTGCCAGCCGCCAGTGA